The genomic interval CCCTCAATTAGGCTACTTCGTTGCAGGCGGGATCGCGGGCGTCGTGTCGAGAACGGCCACCGCGCCCCTCGATCGGCTCAAAGTCTATCTCATTGCGCAGACCGGTTTCAAGAGGACGGCGGCTCATGCCGCAAAGGATGGGCTCCCTTTCACTGCCGCCGGCAGTGCACCCAAAACGCTTCTGGACGCACTCAAAGAACTATGGCGGGCGGGAGGGATTCGGAGTTTATTTGCGGGTTGGTGAAACAATTTCCCTTGCCGGCTTATGGACCTTTTGATCTGATCATTATCTAGGCAATGGGTTGAATGTGGTGAAGGTGATGCCGGAGTCTGCAATCAAGTTTGGAGCTTACGAAGTTGGTCTCTTCTTGCTTTCAAAATTTGTTTCCATGCTGACCCTGAAATAGTCTGCAAAACGAGCTTTTGCGCGATTCGAAGGACATAATGACCCCAGACGTTTACTCCCCACCTCGCAGTTTCTGTCTGGTGGCTTTGGTGGAATGGTGGCCCAGTATGTTTTGTTGTTTCTGATTCACAGAAGCGTAGGCTTTTATCTGACTTCTTGCCAGGTGCTTTGTTTATCCGCTTGATACCCTGAAATTGTACGTGGTCTGCCCATATACTTTGTAGCGCTGTCACTGATTATCCTTCGCAGTCGTATGCAATGTGAAACCGTGGAAGGAGGACTCAGAGGCAACCAGCTTATCGCGGCAACGGCAAGGAAAGTGTGGAACAAAAGCGGCCTATTTGGTTTCTTCCGCGGTCTCCCCCTTGGATTGATGGGAATGTTCCCCTACGCCGCGATCGACTTGACAACATTCGAATACTTGAAACGCGCCCTTCTCGCCCGGAAAGCACGCCAGTATCAGTGCCACGAGGACGACGTGCCTCTCAACAACGTCACCACGGGAGCCATCGGTGCTCTCAGCGGAGGCCTAAGTGCCTCGGTTGTCTACCCGCTCAATGTTCTTCGGACCCGGCTACAGGCCCAAGGCACGGTCCTGCACCCTCCCACCTACAatggcattggcgatgttgcTCGCCGGACCCTTCAAACCGAGGGCGCCCGTGGTTTCTACAAGGGGCTTACGCCTAACCTTCTCAAGGTAGCCCCTGCTGTGTCGATCAGCTACGTGGTCTATGAGAATTCGAAACGAATGCTCGGCCTGAGGTGATCCCACCATCCGATCCTCCTACCCCCGCCACCAACTTCTCATCTACTGCTCCACTGACACATACACCCATCCCCACTTTTGGCTGCATTTCCTATTATCCCCAGCTCTCGGAATATTCAACAAGATACCCACATACAACCCCCCCATCACTCTACAGGGCAAAGCAGCCCTCCCATACTGGATGCATCTATCAattctctccttttcttcctcgtctaTCTTCAGCTATGCCGTTTTTGAGAATATCCCTGCATTTAGGTCCACTTGGCTTGGCTCCTTGTTCTTGGCACCACACACGCTCATCCACATATCTGCATGGCACGGCGTCTAGGCATGTTGTGGAGCTTATACACAATATCATTGGGAtgctttttgctttttttttttggtggtTGTTTATTGGAAATACACATTGGATCTACACATTGGGTTTACACGTTGGCTTTACATAGGGGCTCTCAGGCAATCGaagctggctctggctctggctcttAGTCTTGGTTTCTGGACAACTCTCATGGAACACATTCTGGACAAGAGATAGCTTTTACATATACTAGAAAGAATATGAAGACCCATGAAACTCACACCGAAAATACCCTGGGTGGCTGCCGCGACCGATATGAGGAAGTATGTACAGAATAATCCCATGTAATGGCATGCGACAGTGTTTCTCCTGAGTAGTCACCAGCCATTGGGGTAAGGACGCCTTCTTTCCCAGGGACTCCCTAGGCAAGCGTTGGGGACCTCGATGGTTGGTGAACTGTTGAGGGTGAATGGCAGGCAGAATTTGGACATCATGCTGGAACCCAACCAAATTGTCTGCGCCGTAGTAAGGAAGTCATTAGAGAGGATACCAAAGGTTCAATCTCACGCCCCAACTTCAACACCTGATTTTCGGGTCCAGAATCATTCGGACGCTACCTCAGAAGGCGAGCGTACTTAGTCCAGAGATTTTGCCGACTTTTGTTCTACACTACAGTTAAAAGATCAGACCGTATGCAAAGTGTCTCGTGTTTTTCATCTGGTATATAAGGATTGAAGAGTGTAGATGCCAAATGTTCAGTCTCGCGCCCCAACTTCAACGCCTGATTCTCGGGCCCAGGATCATTCGGACGCGACCTCAGAAGGCGAGCGTACTTAGTCCATATGCAGGTCATTCTCAGAGAATCTGCCGGCATTTATTCTACACTACAGATAAAAGATCAGACCGCGTGTGAAGCATCTTGTGTCTTCCATCAGGTCGTGGCAAGACGTTGGGAGCGGGACGAGCTGATTGGCGGAGAGGTGAGCTGATTAGAGTGGGGACTCTGAATACGTCACCTAACCAATAGGAAGCATATGATCTGCAGGGACATGATCTACAGGGAAGTGATCGGCAGGGACGTTGGGGGACTGGGGTAGTTTAAAAGCAGCAGACTCGCCCTGTAGACTTCTTTGATTCCAACCTtccacttctcttctcttctcatAGAGTTTCGTTGTCTCGCCTGTTGCAACCTCAATATCATCGATCCCATCATGCCCCCCCCCCAGCAGACCGAGTCTGCTGGAAGTGTGGCCAGAAGGGCCACAGAAAGGCTCAATGCCCTCGCTTGAGCCAGCGTGCTGCCCCCGcgcctccccctcctcctcctcctcctcccccccccccctcccatCCAGCCCCTCGTATGTACTGAAATCCATTTATTCCTTGATCTGCCTACTCATGCTATGATAGTACCAATTCTTCTTCGCTGCCGCCGGCCCCAGCATGCCCGGCCTGCTGCCCGGCATGACTGTCCAGGCCCCCGCGCCCAGCATGACTGTCCCGGCCCCCGCGCCCGACACcaccctccccgccgccgtCTCGGCCCACAAGCGGGCCCACGACCAGGACGAGTCCCCCCCCCCGGCGCCGCAAGAAGAcccgcaaggccaaggccaagaagaaggccgagaagaaggccgaggagaaggccgaggagaaggccgatgAGGCCGCCGATGTCATCATGGAGGAGACCATGGAGGCCGCGAAGGCCAGGAAGGCCTTCGAGGAGGCCTCCCCGCTACCCCCCCCCCGACCAGAACGGCATGTAATTGCCGTTATGTTTTTGTCCCTTATTATTATCTACAATGAAAGTTTTTCTGGATCCCAATAGTATTCTTCCTACGTATTTACCCACGCCTTGTCATTTTAAATTGTTGAGAATCCCAATAAGTTGGGGACAGACAGCGTGAAAAGTATGCTAGGCAGAGGGCCAGCTAGGCAGAGGGCCAGGTAGACTGTAAAACAATACGATGTGACGGCGACTGAAAACAAACAGATTAGGGGAAGATACCGGCTATTTTACTGTTTTGAGAAGCCGCGACTGTTTGCTTCCCAGGTCACCTGCCTGCCTgcccccccctcctccttcttcctcttcttcctcttcctcttcctcttcttccttcttcttcctcttcccatccaccatccaccccctccatctcatccatctctTGACATTATGGCAACATTAAACGAAGGTTTTCTTCTATGCCAACTCCCCCACTGGTGAACCTCTAGAGTTGATTAGAGGGTCCCTCCTATCGTGTGGTCATTTTATGGGATCCTTTAGCGGACGGCATGTGACAACTTGCCGATGCGTCTGCTTCCGACCATTCTGCCCGAGGCCTGGTGCTCTTTGAGAAATAACAGTGGACCATGTAGGATCTGCATGCCCTCAAGACTGTGCACTCAAGGGATACATGCATGGGTGTATGTTGTGACCTAGTTATAGGAAATTTCTCTGGCCAGAACAATACCGAAGGCGATGTCTACACTGGGTATAGCAGCGCAGTGGGTAAGCGATACTACAGCGGGCATGCGAGCAACATAAGGTTAGTATTCTCAGCAAGAATGCTGAGGTTTtcagaaagaaagccaaggctAACGAAGAAAACTACTCTCAGCAACCATGTCCAAACCTGCTGGAAGTGTGGCGCGAAGGGCCACCAGAAGGCTCAATGCCCCCAGATGGCCCCCAGATACCTGGCGGGTGGCTACATTACATTGTCGATACCATCATGGCCCCCTTGCAGGAAGAGCGTACCTGCTGGAAGTGCGGAGCGACGGGCCACCAGAATGCCCAATGCCCTCAGTTGAGCCGACACGTTGCTCCCCTTCCCACCCAGGACGAAGAGAAGCTGGGCAAACGCCGTAGCTGCTTGCATCAGAAGGCGGGACAAGTCCAACTCCCACTACAAGCGGGTCTGTTCTCTCCACGACAGAACACCGCGGCGGGTCAGCTCTTGGAGGCTTCGTTTATGATCCTCCTGAATACCTGGAAGGCGGACGGGCCGCCGTGTCGGTTCTGCCCTTAGGCCACATTTGACCTAGCCAAGGACATCCGGCCTGGCTGGTTATTCTCGCCAGGGTGGAACGGACTGAATATGGTTTGGTCCTTAAAGCAGGGAGTCTTCGGTACGGGATTGCGTGGAGAGTCAACATGCTACAACCCTGCCTGTACCCACCGTGTTGCGCAACGAGCGGATGTTATTCGCAGTCGCAAGCAAGGCACTTGACTTTGAGGGACTGGGGTAGCTTAAGAGCAACCGACTCGTGGAGTTCTTTTGATACTCACGTTCCGCCAtcacttctcttctctcctaCCATTAAATCGCTTCCCATCCCACCATCCATCTACACTACATCCCATCTCGTCCCATACCATCGATCGCATCATGGCGTCCCCCCCCGCCCTCCCGCCCCTCCCATCGTATGTACTGAAATCCATTTATTCCTTGTTCTGCCTGCTCATGCTATGGTAGTTCAACTTCACCATCAACGTCGCGGCTGGCATGCCAACTCCGATTGAGGACGCTGTCCCTAAGCATCGAAGAGGGCCGCGCGCTGCCATAGAGCTTCCGGGGAAAACAGGCAACTTCTTCAAGTTTCCTACCGTGTTCTCTTCGCGACAGGACACCGCGACGGGTCAGCTCTTTAGATCTTTGAGATGCTCAAGGCAAGTGCTCGGTCCGATTGGAGCATGCGTTGCGGACCGAGCACTGCGAGGCCTCGTGGTGAGGACTTGCCTTGAGCATCTCAAAGACCTAAAACAACGGATCAACACGCTTCATAGCCTGCTGTACCTCCAGTCGATGTGAATAATGACGCTGAACCCAAAGAAGATCTCATGGCTGCTGCCAGGAACAGATGGACGGAATTCGCGAATGGTGGGCCGCGGATTCAGGACATGGATCTGGCCACGCTCCACAATGCCGATAATCCTTACTCTGAGGAGGTACAGTAGGCTATCATCACTCACATCGACTGAAGCTTTTGGTGTGAGCACATTGACTGCATTATCATCGCTGGCTGTATCCGACTCGCAGCCACAAGGATGATCATGGTCAATGCCACAATTCTGTGAGCAGGCGACACCACAGCATTGCCGAACATGGGTGCAAACCAGGTTGCAAGACACCCATTTTAGAAAGATACTTGAAGAAAGCTCGGTCCGATTCGATCATGCGTTGATATGCCTCACTTGGCGTCATTCCAGGGCTTTGCAGCCGACCTTGTCCTAAAGACTGGTCATCTGTACCTCCGATTTCAAAATGACGTGAACCAGAAACATGGTTCATTCAAGTTGTGCTGGAAGGGAAGTGTAGTTTCCCTGAATGCCGAGGTCTTGTTGAGCAAGGGAGTTCAGGGTGCGCATATTGTTACCAGCGCAGATTTCCCAGCTCAGGAGAAACACTGGCGGAATGGGATTCTGGCAAATTGTATGGGCAGAACTTCTGTATTTATTATTCATACCATCAACAGCTCCCTGAGAAATTAAGGGAATACATTGTCTTAGTGGATAGTCTACTCTCTTCACCGAGGGCTGGTCCTCCTGTTTGTTCTGCCAGTAGAAAACTCGGCATGCCAGTGTGCACACGAACTCTACCAGGTAGCATCATCAACTTCCTCCGAGATCCGACACATGCTCGCTGCTATCTCCAATCGAGTCCGGAAGAGGCTGCACATGGTAATATCCGAGCTGAAACAAGATATCCTGCCACTCTGGTTTCCCTGTCTGTGTCCATGACGGAAAAGAATTTCGTGTCCGAAGAAAACCATCCTTCTCACCTAAAGGACTTGTGCTGCGATGGGTGTCTGAGATGTCAGCGCCCACTGCCGATAGATAAGACATCCCTTTTGTGAGATCACTTACTAAGTACAGCTCACTTTGTTCGCTTCcttttgctctttttctgGGCAATCTCTCATATCACCTGAGCTTGTCGTGCCGATCAATGTGTCACCTCCCTCGAGAGCTGCCCGACTGGCTCGCGTGGGTCGCATTCGTGTCCCGCTACGTCTGCCGCGCTTCTCCTGTGGAACCAAGGAGTTCAAACTGTCGCGGTATTTCTTCAAGCGGCCGTTCAAAACCATGATGCTGCGGGTATAGGGTAGCCGAATAAACCATTTCGCAGATCTCAATCCCTTCCCTTCGCTAACAAATCTTGCTGCTTCACGTAGGGAAAAAGCCAGCGTTCTTGACATTTCAACTCCATATTAGAGTGGAGTAGGTTGGTTGCAATTTGACTCGTCTGGTCGGTACAAGCAGACCGAGCAGCAGAACCAGGGATGTTCGGTCAGGGTTGGGAGAACTTGTGGCCGTGAAGAATAGAATAAGCCAGGCGAAAACAGTATGACGAAGTAAATGTAAAGAAGGAGCTCGTCCTTTCATTGTCAAGGGAAACAGAAAATCACGTGACTATGGAACAACTTTGGGAAGACTGGTTAGAATCATATCAAAGCTCCTAATGATTTACAGGCAGTTGATATATCAAAATAACGACCTATGAAATGCGCAAAGTACAGTCTTATCGCCGCGATACGTGTCATGAGAATCGGGGGATCTGTCCTCGAAAATCAAGAAAGCAACCTCAAAAGAGTACTCCCGTCATCCCATGATCTCCATCCCTCTTTTGAGGCGTCTGAAATTCCTGGGTCGGGTCCTTTTCTTATATACAAACCGATCCCAAGATCATTTCCGAAATAATGTTGTTGCTTTGTCAATTGCTCTGTCTCTTTATAAGCAAGCGAGAGGAGAGGAGAATGTGCGGAATAATGGTGCGTTGTTGATTATCGACAAGAAAAAGATTAGATCCAGCAAGGTTAGACTaccagagagagagagagagagagagagagatagagagtCTTATTATACTTTGTCCctgtcttttcttccgtCTCGCATCCATGCGCAGCTCGCTAACATGGCTCCCGAGTTCATTTCGGGTCGGTGAGTGAGGCCAGCGCCCTGGACTGGGTTAGATAACCCGCCATAAACCAACATTATGCGGATTTTCTATATTGAATACGCTATGCCTAGTGTACGCTATTGCAATAGGGCCTGGCAGGTGGGCTTGCCACAGCTCCCAATAAAATCGTGATACTATACAGTCACGTGTCATCTAATTGAGTGAGTATATTGAATATGATATGTAGGAATTCGGCCTGGAATTTTCAAGGCCGGTGCAGTGGTCTAACGGTAAGATGATTCGTTGTGGCTTTCTAGCTAAACTTATCCCGAATTGGTCCCGGTTCGATTCCGGGCTGCGCCACAttactttttttttgaagTTGGAGAAGCAACTCAGGCAGGCACTGACAGACAGCCTGCCTGCCCTGCTACAAATGTTAGGACTCCTTCCTTCTATTGAGTGGCTTTAGTGGCAAATACACCCTAGTTATCCGCGTTTATTTATTTAATACATGGGCCGGTCAAACATATCAAGCAAGACTTAATTAAAGGTTGGGTCGCTCAGTATATTTATTTACCCCCCCGGGGTCGGGTCGGAAGAAAAACGAGAAACCATAGATCAAGTAGTTTATGCTTCTTCAAAAGGATCAATCACATTTCTTAAAGAAATAAAAACATTTGGGGGAAAAAGGTAAAGGGGCGAAGACGACGATCATCGGTTGTCTCCGCATAGCCGGAGATGCGCCCTGTGattgtttcttgttttcaCGATCTCCATCTTTCCtataccaccaccatgcctgAGGGCCACAGTTCAACCGAAGGGCGCGTCTCCAAAATCTCTGG from Penicillium psychrofluorescens genome assembly, chromosome: 5 carries:
- a CDS encoding uncharacterized protein (ID:PFLUO_007636-T1.cds;~source:funannotate) codes for the protein MAPESQDERDERVKQLWHSLDTRREGHVDLAGLKKGLKKVDHPLKNADDLLRNILREVDTNGDGRIDESEFRAFVDHTESGLWQMFQSIDRNHNGEIDKAELRTAFAAQGVTVSSAKLDEFFTKVDKNDDGVISYAEWRDFLLFLPLHSPSDLHAVLSYYTATGNLNPEGDVHINDLQGLGTDHSFLTHYLLAIQNLLYNILSLHGLASLLPSAHAQTSPSCTVRNQFASLDGEFELEWLPIPKTVAMWMSLRYYERKLTENTPQLGYFVAGGIAGVVSRTATAPLDRLKVYLIAQTGFKRTAAHAAKDGLPFTAAGSAPKTLLDALKELWRAGGIRSLFAGNGLNVVKVMPESAIKFGAYESAKRAFARFEGHNDPRRLLPTSQFLSGGFGGMVAQCFVYPLDTLKFRMQCETVEGGLRGNQLIAATARKVWNKSGLFGFFRGLPLGLMGMFPYAAIDLTTFEYLKRALLARKARQYQCHEDDVPLNNVTTGAIGALSGGLSASVVYPLNVLRTRLQAQGTVLHPPTYNGIGDVARRTLQTEGARGFYKGLTPNLLKVAPAVSISYVVYENSKRMLGLR
- a CDS encoding uncharacterized protein (ID:PFLUO_007637-T1.cds;~source:funannotate); translation: MAPLQEERTCWKCGATGHQNAQCPQLSRHVAPLPTQDEEKLGKRRSCLHQKAGQVQLPLQAGLFSPRQNTAAGQLLEASFMILLNTWKADGPPCRFCP